The Streptomyces sp. NBC_01244 genome contains a region encoding:
- the coaD gene encoding pantetheine-phosphate adenylyltransferase, producing MRRAVCPGSFDPITNGHLDIIGRASRLYDVVHVAVMINQSKQGLFTVEERIELIREATAGYGNIVVESFHGLLVDFCKQREIPAIVKGLRAVSDFDYELQMAQMNMGLSGVETLFVPTNPTYSFLSSSLVKEVAAWGGDVAHLLPAHVHAALLERLPRR from the coding sequence TTGCGCCGCGCCGTCTGTCCGGGGTCGTTCGACCCCATCACCAACGGACACCTCGACATCATCGGCAGGGCCTCGCGGCTCTACGACGTGGTCCACGTCGCCGTGATGATCAACCAGTCCAAGCAGGGCCTCTTCACCGTCGAAGAGCGGATCGAGCTGATCCGCGAGGCGACCGCCGGCTACGGCAACATCGTGGTCGAGTCCTTCCACGGGCTCCTCGTCGACTTCTGCAAGCAGCGCGAGATCCCGGCCATCGTCAAGGGTCTGCGCGCCGTCAGCGACTTCGACTACGAGCTGCAGATGGCCCAGATGAACATGGGCCTGTCGGGCGTCGAGACGCTCTTCGTCCCGACCAACCCCACCTACAGCTTCCTGTCCTCCTCCCTGGTCAAGGAAGTGGCGGCCTGGGGTGGCGACGTGGCCCACCTGCTGCCCGCACACGTGCACGCGGCGCTGCTGGAGCGCCTGCCCCGGCGCTGA
- a CDS encoding cell division initiation protein produces MDVQKKLDEIVAAVGSARSMPMSASCVINRAELLALLEEVRGALPGSLAQAQELIGGREQMVEEARREADRIIESAHAQRGSLISDTEVARRSQDEADRILAEARREADEVKAEADDYVDSKLANFEVVLTKTIGSVDRGREKLLGRGAGLDEQGYPDAEAPERSHDPETQRQQADAYVDTKLATFEAVLSKTLEAVGRGRQKLLGRVATDDLGAHMAAQDAAGHQQSRSSSDADFLAGLAEPQAPLIPAQAQPEPVYDAYSYQQPVQQDAYAYQDPYAGYQQQGRQPDPYAVSYEQQPDPYGGYQQPQQGTQDQQAALDETSFFDTSMINLDQLRQYEQGR; encoded by the coding sequence ATGGACGTGCAGAAGAAGCTCGACGAGATCGTCGCGGCCGTCGGCAGCGCCCGGTCCATGCCCATGTCGGCCTCGTGCGTGATCAACCGCGCCGAGCTGCTCGCCCTCCTCGAAGAGGTGCGGGGCGCCCTGCCGGGTTCGCTCGCACAGGCCCAGGAGCTCATCGGCGGCCGGGAGCAGATGGTCGAGGAGGCCCGCCGCGAGGCCGACCGGATCATCGAGTCGGCGCACGCCCAGCGCGGTTCGCTGATCTCCGACACCGAGGTCGCGCGGCGCTCCCAGGACGAGGCGGACCGGATCCTGGCGGAGGCCCGTCGGGAGGCGGACGAGGTCAAGGCCGAGGCCGACGACTACGTCGACAGCAAGCTCGCGAACTTCGAGGTCGTGCTCACCAAGACCATCGGCTCGGTGGACCGGGGCCGCGAGAAGCTGCTCGGCCGGGGTGCCGGGCTCGACGAGCAGGGATACCCCGACGCCGAAGCGCCCGAGCGCAGCCACGACCCCGAGACGCAGCGGCAGCAGGCGGACGCGTACGTGGACACCAAGCTGGCGACCTTCGAAGCGGTGCTCTCCAAGACCCTGGAGGCCGTCGGCCGGGGCCGGCAGAAGCTGCTGGGCCGCGTGGCCACCGACGACCTCGGCGCGCACATGGCCGCCCAGGACGCGGCGGGGCACCAGCAGTCGCGCTCCTCGAGCGACGCGGACTTCCTGGCCGGGCTGGCCGAGCCGCAGGCGCCGCTGATCCCCGCGCAGGCCCAGCCGGAGCCGGTGTACGACGCGTACTCCTACCAGCAGCCCGTCCAGCAGGACGCCTATGCCTACCAGGACCCGTACGCGGGCTACCAGCAGCAGGGCCGGCAGCCGGACCCGTACGCGGTCTCCTACGAGCAGCAGCCCGACCCGTACGGCGGCTACCAGCAGCCGCAGCAGGGGACCCAGGACCAGCAGGCGGCGCTCGACGAGACCAGCTTCTTCGACACGAGCATGATCAACCTGGACCAGCTGCGCCAGTACGAACAGGGCCGCTGA
- the rpmF gene encoding 50S ribosomal protein L32, translating into MAVPKRKMSRSNTRHRRSQWKAAVPTLVSCERCQEPKLQHIACPSCGTYNKRQVLEV; encoded by the coding sequence GTGGCTGTTCCGAAGCGGAAGATGTCGCGCAGCAACACGCGCCACCGCCGGTCGCAGTGGAAGGCTGCGGTCCCCACCCTGGTTTCGTGTGAGCGTTGCCAGGAGCCGAAGCTCCAGCACATTGCGTGCCCGAGCTGCGGCACCTACAACAAGCGCCAGGTCCTCGAGGTCTGA
- a CDS encoding helicase-related protein, translated as MEHVPALDEDLKKTLGPATAKVLAEQLGLHTALDLLHHYPRRYAERGELTSLAELADQIDEHVTVVAQVADARLLTYQGSRGGGKRLEVTITDGSGRLQLVFFGSGVHKPHKELLPGSRAMFAGKVGMFNHKLQLAHPAYEPLGEDASDRDAAAAFASQLIPIYPACAKLESWKIAKCVDAVLPRAQEVVDPLPPALREDRGLVPLTEALLKIHRPVTKADIEDARGRLKWDEAFVLQVALARRRHADSQLPAVPRRPTPGGLLESFDAKLPFTLTEGQRTVSKEIFDDLATDHPMHRLLQGEVGSGKAQPLDAQVLTPMGFRPMGMIEVGDEVVVPTGEIAVVGGVFPQGEREVWRVVLSDGSAVECDDEHLWIVGTSCGWHRGQEPKVMTTREIRSDLHEANGSSKWYLPVAAPVDLASGDGRPLDPYLMGVLIGDGSFRHDLRLSTTDAEILDAVKAEVAPDCEVAVVPGSRCDYTIRMCGPEGGARRNPVIQAVRDLGLWGLTAHHAFVPDVYKNAPVKERLAVLQGLLDTDGTLRADGMNISFCSASRRLAQDVAWLVRSLGGRARVLPTEAAFNVSVALPEEFEPFRLSRKAAHMRPSPKYHTFRRGIRAVEHVGAKPVQCISVEHPSRAYVTDNFTVTHNTMVALRAMLAVVDSGGQAAMLAPTEVLAQQHHRSITEMMGELAEGGMLGGSDRGTKVVLLTGSMGVPARRRALLDLVTGEAGLVIGTHALIEDKVQFHDLGLVVVDEQHRFGVEQRDALRSKGKQPPHLLVMTATPIPRTVAMTVFGDLETSVLDQLPAGRSPIATHVVPAKDKPHFLARAWERVREEVENGHQAYVVCPRIGDGEDENGKGAKGAKSAAAKKKAAAEEDGDKRPPLAVLEIAEQLTRGPLAGLSVEVLHGRMDPADKDDVMRRFTAGEVKVLVATTVIEVGVNVPNSTVMVIMDADRFGVSQLHQLRGRVGRGSAPGLCLLVSEMHEASPARARLAAVAATLDGFELSRIDLEQRREGDVLGQAQSGVRSSLRMLAVIEDEEVITQAREEATRVVAADPELTQLPGLRTALDALLDSEREQYLEKG; from the coding sequence ATGGAACACGTGCCCGCGCTCGACGAAGACCTCAAGAAGACCCTCGGCCCCGCCACCGCGAAGGTGCTGGCCGAGCAGCTCGGCCTGCACACGGCCCTGGACCTGCTCCACCACTACCCCCGGCGGTACGCGGAGCGCGGCGAGCTGACCTCGCTGGCCGAACTCGCCGACCAGATCGACGAGCACGTCACGGTGGTCGCCCAGGTCGCCGACGCCCGCCTGCTGACGTACCAGGGCAGCCGGGGCGGTGGAAAGCGCCTCGAAGTCACCATCACCGACGGCAGCGGACGGCTCCAGCTCGTCTTCTTCGGGTCGGGCGTCCACAAACCGCACAAGGAACTGCTGCCCGGCAGCCGCGCGATGTTCGCGGGCAAGGTCGGGATGTTCAACCACAAGCTCCAGCTCGCCCACCCCGCCTACGAGCCGCTCGGCGAGGACGCCTCCGACCGGGACGCGGCCGCCGCCTTCGCGAGCCAGCTCATCCCGATCTACCCGGCCTGCGCGAAGCTGGAGTCCTGGAAGATCGCCAAGTGCGTGGACGCGGTGCTCCCCAGGGCCCAGGAGGTCGTGGACCCGCTGCCACCCGCCCTGCGCGAGGACCGTGGACTGGTCCCGCTCACCGAGGCCCTGCTGAAGATCCACCGTCCGGTCACCAAGGCCGACATCGAGGACGCCCGCGGCCGCCTCAAGTGGGACGAGGCCTTCGTCCTCCAGGTCGCGCTGGCCCGCCGCCGGCACGCCGACTCCCAGCTCCCGGCCGTACCCCGCCGCCCCACCCCCGGCGGCCTCCTCGAGTCCTTCGACGCCAAGCTCCCCTTCACCCTCACCGAAGGCCAGCGGACCGTCTCGAAGGAGATCTTCGACGACCTCGCCACCGACCACCCCATGCACCGCCTCCTCCAGGGCGAAGTGGGCTCGGGCAAGGCTCAGCCGCTCGACGCCCAAGTCCTGACACCCATGGGGTTCCGGCCGATGGGCATGATCGAAGTCGGGGACGAGGTGGTGGTGCCGACCGGCGAGATCGCCGTCGTCGGGGGCGTCTTCCCGCAGGGGGAGCGCGAGGTGTGGCGTGTGGTGCTCTCGGACGGCAGCGCGGTCGAGTGCGACGACGAACACTTGTGGATCGTCGGCACCAGCTGTGGATGGCACCGGGGCCAGGAACCCAAGGTCATGACCACGAGGGAGATCCGGTCGGACCTGCACGAGGCCAATGGATCTTCCAAGTGGTACCTGCCGGTAGCCGCACCCGTGGACCTCGCGAGCGGCGACGGCCGACCACTTGATCCGTACCTGATGGGTGTACTCATCGGTGACGGGTCCTTCCGGCACGACCTGCGGCTGTCCACCACGGACGCGGAGATCCTGGACGCGGTCAAGGCGGAGGTGGCGCCGGACTGCGAGGTGGCTGTCGTTCCCGGTTCCCGTTGCGACTACACGATCCGGATGTGCGGGCCGGAGGGCGGCGCCCGGCGGAATCCCGTCATCCAGGCAGTTCGAGACCTCGGGCTGTGGGGTCTGACCGCCCACCACGCGTTCGTCCCGGACGTCTACAAGAATGCACCGGTCAAGGAACGCCTGGCGGTCCTTCAAGGGCTCTTGGACACGGACGGGACGCTTCGCGCGGACGGCATGAACATTTCGTTCTGCTCCGCCTCGCGCCGACTGGCGCAGGACGTGGCCTGGCTCGTGCGGTCTCTCGGCGGACGTGCCCGGGTGCTGCCCACAGAGGCGGCCTTCAACGTCTCAGTCGCCCTGCCTGAGGAGTTCGAGCCGTTCAGGCTGTCGCGCAAGGCAGCACACATGCGACCGAGTCCGAAGTACCACACCTTCCGGCGCGGTATCAGGGCGGTGGAGCACGTTGGCGCCAAGCCTGTCCAGTGCATCAGCGTCGAGCATCCGAGCCGTGCCTACGTGACCGACAACTTCACCGTCACGCACAACACGATGGTCGCCCTGCGGGCCATGCTCGCCGTCGTCGACTCCGGCGGGCAGGCCGCCATGCTCGCCCCCACCGAGGTGCTCGCGCAGCAGCACCACCGGTCCATCACCGAGATGATGGGCGAGCTCGCCGAGGGGGGCATGCTCGGCGGCTCCGACCGGGGGACCAAGGTCGTCCTGCTCACCGGTTCGATGGGGGTGCCCGCCCGCCGCCGGGCACTGCTCGACCTGGTCACCGGCGAGGCCGGGCTCGTGATCGGCACGCACGCGCTGATCGAGGACAAGGTGCAGTTCCACGACCTCGGCCTGGTCGTCGTCGACGAACAGCACCGCTTCGGCGTGGAACAGCGCGACGCCCTGCGCTCCAAGGGCAAGCAGCCCCCGCACCTGCTCGTCATGACCGCCACCCCGATCCCGCGCACGGTCGCCATGACCGTCTTCGGCGATCTGGAGACCTCCGTACTGGACCAGCTCCCCGCCGGCCGCTCCCCGATCGCCACCCACGTGGTGCCCGCCAAGGACAAGCCGCACTTCCTGGCCCGGGCCTGGGAGCGGGTCCGCGAGGAAGTGGAGAACGGCCACCAGGCGTACGTGGTCTGCCCGCGCATCGGCGACGGGGAGGACGAGAACGGCAAGGGCGCCAAGGGAGCCAAGTCGGCCGCGGCCAAGAAGAAGGCGGCGGCCGAGGAGGACGGCGACAAGAGGCCCCCGCTCGCGGTGCTGGAGATCGCCGAGCAGCTCACGCGCGGCCCCCTCGCCGGACTGTCCGTCGAGGTGCTGCACGGGCGGATGGACCCCGCCGACAAGGACGACGTCATGCGCCGTTTCACCGCGGGCGAGGTCAAGGTCCTGGTCGCCACCACCGTCATCGAGGTCGGCGTGAACGTCCCGAACTCCACCGTCATGGTGATCATGGACGCGGACCGCTTCGGTGTCTCCCAGCTCCACCAGCTCCGCGGCCGCGTCGGCCGCGGCTCCGCCCCCGGACTGTGCCTGCTGGTCAGCGAGATGCACGAGGCCAGCCCCGCCCGCGCCCGGCTCGCGGCAGTCGCCGCCACCCTGGACGGCTTCGAGCTCTCCCGCATCGACCTGGAGCAGCGCCGCGAGGGCGACGTGCTCGGGCAGGCCCAGTCCGGCGTGCGCTCCTCGCTGCGGATGCTCGCGGTCATCGAGGACGAGGAGGTCATCACCCAGGCCCGGGAGGAGGCCACCCGCGTGGTCGCCGCGGACCCCGAGCTCACGCAGCTGCCGGGCCTTCGGACCGCCCTGGACGCGCTCCTGGACAGCGAGCGGGAGCAGTACCTGGAGAAGGGGTGA
- a CDS encoding YceD family protein, which yields MKAGTALNTHLDHRNPLVFDTHELGRRPGAMLRLSREIAAPADLGLAGVIGVPEGSRLNLKLRLESVMEGVLVTGTARGSATGECVRCLEAVECELKADFQEMFSYPDADDRIRSKAEPADDAEDDEDTLFLEDGLFDLESVLRDVVVLALPLQPVCREDCLGLCPDCGLSLNDDPDHHHDAVDIRWAALQGLVTDQGVEKDNMSGTASDGVQSAAEKQEK from the coding sequence GTGAAAGCGGGAACAGCCCTGAACACCCACCTCGACCACCGCAACCCCCTCGTGTTCGACACGCACGAGCTGGGTCGGCGTCCTGGTGCCATGCTGCGGCTGTCCCGCGAGATCGCGGCACCGGCGGACCTCGGTCTCGCCGGTGTCATCGGAGTGCCGGAAGGCAGCCGGCTGAACCTCAAGCTCCGTCTGGAGTCGGTCATGGAAGGGGTGCTTGTCACAGGCACCGCCCGTGGCTCGGCAACCGGGGAATGCGTAAGGTGTCTGGAGGCCGTCGAGTGTGAGCTCAAGGCGGACTTCCAGGAGATGTTCTCGTACCCTGACGCCGACGACCGGATCCGCTCCAAGGCGGAGCCGGCCGACGACGCCGAGGACGACGAGGACACGCTCTTTCTCGAGGACGGTTTGTTCGACCTCGAATCCGTGCTGCGCGATGTGGTGGTGCTCGCACTGCCACTGCAGCCGGTGTGCCGGGAGGACTGTCTCGGACTGTGCCCCGATTGCGGGCTCAGCCTGAACGACGACCCGGACCACCACCATGACGCCGTCGACATCCGTTGGGCGGCACTGCAGGGACTCGTCACCGATCAGGGCGTCGAGAAGGACAATATGAGCGGCACTGCCTCCGACGGAGTTCAGAGCGCCGCCGAGAAGCAGGAGAAGTAG
- the mutM gene encoding bifunctional DNA-formamidopyrimidine glycosylase/DNA-(apurinic or apyrimidinic site) lyase, with amino-acid sequence MPELPEVEVVRRGLERWVAGRTVTAVEVLHPRAVRRHEGGGADFAARLTGETFGVPQRRGKYLWLPLEEREHSVLGHLGMSGQLLVQPEGAPDEKHLRIRVRFGDDAGTELRFVDQRTFGGLSLHPCVPDSRDGLPDVIAHIARDPLDPLFDEAAYHLALRAKRTTVKRALLDQSLISGVGNIYADESLWRAKLHYERPTATLTRPRSTELLGHVRDVMNEALAVGGTSFDSLYVNVNGESGYFDRSLDAYGREDEPCRRCGTPMRRRPWMNRSSYFCPRCQRPSRVAS; translated from the coding sequence GTGCCCGAGCTGCCCGAGGTCGAAGTGGTGCGGCGCGGGCTGGAACGCTGGGTGGCCGGGCGGACCGTCACGGCCGTCGAGGTGCTGCATCCGCGCGCCGTACGCCGGCACGAGGGCGGCGGCGCCGATTTCGCGGCGCGGCTCACGGGGGAGACCTTCGGGGTGCCGCAGCGGCGCGGCAAGTACCTGTGGCTGCCGCTGGAGGAGCGCGAGCACTCCGTCCTCGGGCACCTCGGGATGAGCGGGCAGCTCCTCGTGCAGCCCGAGGGGGCCCCCGACGAGAAGCACCTGCGCATCCGGGTGCGGTTCGGGGACGACGCCGGGACCGAGCTGCGCTTCGTCGACCAGCGGACCTTCGGCGGACTCTCGCTGCACCCCTGCGTCCCCGACAGCCGGGACGGGCTGCCCGACGTCATCGCGCACATCGCGCGGGACCCGCTGGACCCGCTGTTCGACGAGGCGGCCTACCATCTGGCGCTGCGTGCCAAGCGCACCACGGTGAAGCGGGCGCTGCTCGACCAGTCGCTGATCAGCGGGGTCGGCAACATCTACGCGGACGAGTCGCTCTGGCGCGCCAAGCTGCACTACGAGCGCCCCACGGCCACGCTCACGCGCCCCCGGAGCACGGAACTCCTCGGCCATGTCCGTGACGTCATGAACGAGGCCCTCGCCGTCGGCGGCACCAGTTTCGACAGCCTCTACGTCAACGTCAACGGCGAGTCCGGCTACTTCGACCGGTCCCTCGACGCCTACGGGCGGGAGGACGAGCCCTGCCGGCGCTGCGGCACTCCGATGCGGCGTCGGCCCTGGATGAACCGGTCGAGCTACTTCTGCCCGCGCTGCCAGCGGCCTTCGCGCGTGGCGTCGTAG
- a CDS encoding winged helix-turn-helix transcriptional regulator encodes MQTPGCGEAGDDGAPEQASDAFDVFARACPSRETLEHVTGRWGSLTVGALSKGPCRFNELRRRVDGISEKMLSQTLHALERDGIVNREAQPTNPPRVDYELTPFGAEVAQRVDALIGLLEGSMPAVLSSRSAYDATREGRWQRGQK; translated from the coding sequence ATGCAGACTCCAGGGTGTGGCGAGGCCGGGGACGACGGCGCGCCCGAACAGGCCTCCGATGCCTTCGATGTGTTCGCTCGCGCGTGCCCGTCTCGCGAAACGCTGGAGCACGTCACGGGTCGCTGGGGCAGCCTCACGGTCGGTGCCCTGTCCAAGGGGCCGTGCCGTTTCAACGAGCTGCGCCGCCGCGTGGACGGCATAAGCGAGAAGATGCTCTCCCAGACCCTGCACGCGCTGGAGCGCGACGGCATCGTCAACCGGGAGGCCCAGCCGACCAACCCGCCCCGCGTCGACTACGAGCTGACCCCGTTCGGCGCCGAGGTCGCGCAGCGCGTGGACGCGCTCATCGGGCTGCTGGAGGGCAGCATGCCCGCGGTGCTCTCGTCCAGGTCCGCCTACGACGCCACGCGCGAAGGCCGCTGGCAGCGCGGGCAGAAGTAG
- the rpmB gene encoding 50S ribosomal protein L28, translating to MAANCDVCAKGPSFGNSISHSHRRTSRRWNPNIQRVRAVVNGTPKRLNACTSCIKAGKVSR from the coding sequence GTGGCTGCCAACTGCGACGTTTGCGCCAAGGGGCCGAGCTTCGGCAACAGCATTTCCCACTCGCACCGCCGCACCTCGCGTCGCTGGAACCCGAACATCCAGCGTGTCCGTGCCGTGGTCAATGGGACGCCGAAGCGCCTCAACGCCTGCACCTCGTGCATCAAGGCCGGCAAGGTCTCGCGCTGA
- a CDS encoding DAK2 domain-containing protein — MAHQPQPYPLNAEAVRTWSSLSLAALGRAREDIDAINVYPVADADTGTNLYLTAESADRELGDLLAGVTDGTAATSLPEAVRAFAHGALIGARGNSGTILAQLLRGVADVLGDEPAGRDPARLLAQALTRAAEEAYRAVAHPVEGTMLTVATAAARAAETAARAAETAADVAEAAYDGARAALAETPGQLAVLGRAGVVDAGGCGLVAVLGALWQALSGREPAPEPVRGRAVPVPTPQEPCAEEHGGPAYEVIYLLEAAETEVDRLRTRLDGLGDSLVVVGGDGLWNVHVHVDDPGAAVEAAVVAGRPYRIRITHFGDERRRARGERSQRAVVAVVQGEGLAGLCGEAGATTVLARPGEPPAAAELADAIREAHAREVVLLPNGAELRAVAAAAAQQARAEGVRVAVIPTRSEVQGLAALAVHDPDGTFDEDVVAMTAAAGATRYGELAVAERQSFTSAGICQAGDVLGLIDGDVAVIGTGLAETAEAVLARMLGSGGELVTLVLGPGAPEELAGRLEAYVQHGHLAVDTVTYQGGRWSAPLLIGVE; from the coding sequence GTGGCGCACCAGCCTCAGCCGTACCCCCTGAACGCCGAAGCGGTACGCACCTGGAGCTCGCTGTCCCTGGCCGCACTGGGCCGGGCCCGCGAGGACATCGACGCGATCAACGTCTATCCCGTCGCCGACGCGGACACCGGCACCAACCTCTACCTGACCGCCGAATCGGCCGACCGCGAGCTCGGGGACCTCCTCGCCGGAGTGACGGACGGCACAGCCGCGACCTCCCTCCCCGAGGCCGTACGGGCCTTCGCGCACGGCGCCCTGATAGGCGCCCGGGGCAACTCCGGGACGATCCTCGCGCAACTGCTGCGCGGAGTGGCCGACGTACTCGGCGACGAGCCCGCCGGACGCGATCCCGCGCGGCTCCTCGCGCAGGCGCTGACCCGGGCCGCCGAGGAGGCGTACCGGGCCGTCGCGCACCCGGTGGAGGGCACCATGCTCACCGTCGCCACCGCCGCCGCCCGGGCCGCCGAGACCGCCGCCCGGGCCGCCGAGACCGCTGCCGACGTGGCAGAGGCCGCCTACGACGGAGCCCGCGCGGCCCTCGCCGAAACCCCGGGGCAACTGGCCGTGCTCGGGCGGGCCGGGGTGGTCGACGCCGGGGGCTGCGGACTGGTCGCCGTACTCGGGGCCCTGTGGCAGGCGCTGTCCGGGCGGGAGCCGGCCCCCGAACCGGTGCGCGGCCGGGCCGTGCCCGTACCGACGCCGCAGGAGCCCTGCGCCGAGGAACACGGCGGGCCCGCCTACGAGGTGATCTACCTGCTGGAGGCCGCCGAGACCGAGGTCGACCGGCTGCGCACCCGGCTCGACGGCCTCGGGGACTCCCTCGTGGTGGTCGGCGGAGACGGGCTGTGGAACGTCCACGTCCACGTCGACGACCCCGGCGCGGCCGTGGAGGCCGCGGTGGTCGCCGGGCGGCCGTACCGGATCCGCATCACGCACTTCGGCGACGAACGCCGCCGCGCCCGCGGCGAACGCTCCCAGCGCGCGGTCGTCGCCGTGGTCCAGGGCGAGGGGCTGGCCGGGCTGTGCGGAGAGGCGGGCGCCACCACGGTGCTCGCCCGGCCCGGAGAACCGCCGGCCGCCGCCGAACTGGCCGACGCCATCCGCGAGGCGCACGCCCGCGAGGTCGTCCTGCTCCCGAACGGCGCCGAACTGCGGGCGGTCGCGGCAGCCGCCGCCCAGCAGGCGCGCGCCGAAGGCGTACGGGTCGCCGTGATCCCCACCCGCTCCGAGGTCCAGGGCCTGGCCGCGCTCGCCGTGCACGACCCGGACGGCACCTTCGACGAGGACGTGGTCGCCATGACGGCGGCCGCCGGAGCCACCCGCTACGGCGAACTCGCCGTCGCCGAACGGCAGTCCTTCACCTCGGCCGGCATCTGCCAGGCCGGCGACGTGCTCGGGCTCATCGACGGCGACGTGGCCGTCATCGGCACGGGCCTGGCCGAGACCGCCGAGGCCGTCCTGGCCCGCATGCTCGGATCCGGCGGCGAACTCGTCACCCTGGTCCTGGGCCCCGGCGCGCCCGAGGAACTCGCCGGACGGCTGGAGGCGTACGTCCAGCACGGCCACCTCGCCGTCGACACCGTCACCTACCAGGGCGGCCGCTGGTCCGCGCCGCTGCTCATCGGGGTGGAATAG
- the rsmD gene encoding 16S rRNA (guanine(966)-N(2))-methyltransferase RsmD: protein MTRVIAGTAGGRRLAVPPGTGTRPTSDRMREGLFSTWESLHGVEGARVLDLYAGSGAVGLEALSRGADHALLVEPDAKAAKAIKDNIASVGLPGAEFRSGKAEQIAAGAAHGDPYDMVFLDPPYEVEHADLCEILLTLRSNGWLTDDALVTVERRTRSGAFPWPDGFEPLRSRKYGEGTLWYGRAASISEES, encoded by the coding sequence ATGACCCGCGTGATCGCCGGAACCGCCGGCGGGCGACGCCTCGCCGTACCGCCCGGCACCGGCACCCGCCCCACCTCGGACCGGATGCGCGAAGGCCTCTTCTCCACCTGGGAGTCGCTGCACGGAGTCGAGGGGGCCCGCGTCCTCGACCTCTACGCCGGTTCCGGCGCCGTCGGCCTGGAGGCGCTCTCCCGCGGCGCGGACCACGCGCTGCTGGTCGAGCCCGACGCCAAGGCCGCCAAGGCGATCAAGGACAACATCGCGTCCGTGGGCCTGCCCGGCGCCGAATTCCGGTCCGGCAAGGCCGAGCAGATCGCGGCCGGCGCCGCGCACGGGGACCCGTACGACATGGTCTTCCTGGACCCGCCGTACGAGGTGGAGCACGCCGACCTGTGCGAGATCCTCCTCACACTCCGGTCCAATGGCTGGCTCACCGACGACGCGCTCGTCACCGTGGAGCGCAGGACCCGCAGCGGAGCCTTCCCGTGGCCGGACGGCTTCGAGCCGCTGCGCTCCAGGAAGTACGGCGAGGGCACCCTTTGGTACGGTCGCGCCGCCTCCATCAGCGAAGAGTCATGA
- the rnc gene encoding ribonuclease III, with amino-acid sequence MSELSNAEKQAVSNNAASSHVLLEGRLGYRLESALLVRALTHRSYAYENGGLPTNERLEFLGDSVLGLVVTDTLYTTHPDLPEGQLAKLRAAVVNSRALAEVSRGLQLGSFIRLGRGEEGTGGRDKASILADTLEAVIGAVYLDQGLDAASELVHRLFDPLIEKSSNLGAGLDWKTSLQELTAAEGLGVPEYLVTETGPDHEKTFTAAARVGGISYGSGVGRSKKEAEQQAAESAWRGISTAAGSESGAAPAEVQAPAGTEAPAPAEADGATTPADPAPEA; translated from the coding sequence ATGTCTGAGCTGTCCAACGCTGAGAAGCAGGCAGTCAGTAACAACGCGGCCTCGTCCCACGTGCTTCTGGAAGGGCGGCTCGGGTATCGACTCGAGTCCGCCCTTCTGGTGCGTGCGCTGACCCACCGCTCGTACGCGTACGAGAACGGCGGTCTGCCCACCAACGAACGCCTGGAGTTCCTCGGGGACTCCGTGCTGGGCCTGGTGGTCACGGACACGCTGTACACGACCCACCCCGACCTGCCGGAAGGCCAACTGGCCAAACTGCGGGCCGCGGTAGTCAACTCGCGTGCACTGGCGGAGGTCAGCCGCGGCCTCCAACTCGGCTCCTTCATCCGGCTCGGCCGGGGCGAAGAGGGCACGGGTGGCCGGGACAAGGCCTCCATCCTCGCCGACACCCTTGAAGCGGTGATCGGCGCGGTCTACCTCGACCAGGGCCTCGACGCGGCCTCGGAGCTGGTTCACCGGCTCTTCGACCCGCTCATCGAGAAGTCCTCGAACCTCGGTGCCGGCCTGGACTGGAAGACCAGTCTCCAGGAGCTCACGGCGGCCGAGGGACTGGGCGTTCCCGAATACCTGGTCACCGAGACCGGCCCGGACCATGAGAAGACCTTCACCGCCGCCGCGCGCGTCGGTGGCATCTCCTACGGCTCCGGTGTCGGACGCAGCAAGAAGGAAGCGGAACAGCAGGCGGCCGAGTCCGCGTGGCGCGGTATCAGTACCGCGGCGGGCTCCGAGTCCGGCGCCGCTCCGGCCGAGGTCCAGGCTCCGGCCGGGACCGAGGCTCCGGCTCCGGCCGAGGCCGACGGGGCGACGACCCCCGCCGACCCGGCGCCCGAAGCCTGA